In one window of Tellurirhabdus rosea DNA:
- a CDS encoding fibronectin type III domain-containing protein, with amino-acid sequence MKQQILWTLVWLLMAFRSLAAPPTTTEAIRIDQFGYLQNARKVAVIINPQVGSNANRPFQASTGANQYQVRRWTDDAVVFSGTIQAWKDGVTQTQSGDKGWWFDFSTVNTPGSYYIFDVGNNVGSYRFEIGDAVYNEVLKAAVRTYFYQRINFAKQPPFTDPKWADAATHEGPEQDRAARSRFAKTDPRTAKDLHGGWMDAGDMNKYVTFAEEPVVILLESYRLNPSVFTDNFNIPESGNGIPDILDEVKWELDFMKRMQDATGTGGLFLKVGVDNYNETNPPSADRRPRYYLPECTSSTLSGAAMFAVGGAVYRNIPALNAYAQDLIARAERAFARGRETTNGFTTFQTACDDGDIKSGDSDKPASIQLQSAVVAAIYLFEATGKAEYRTFVDDYHSRIDPIANEWWGPYLMHVHTALLRYAANPAATPSVASLIRSRKAQNNGVLSINDYNARNDLYRAYMADAQYHWGSNQVRGNAGMLNMDFADFNINPSNKALYKEVAAEYLHWFHGVNAQGKVMLSNMYAFGADNSQNEIYHTWFAHGTEWDNALTSPRGPAPGYLTGGPNHMDQYDGTVGDIRNEPLQKRYRDWNTGFPENSWIFTEVAIYNQAPYIALLSRLMTPTTDPTDTEAPTAPSNLVASDLSPYSVKLSWNASVDNRAVTAYEIYRDGTKAAETPQTFISIETLAPGTDYVFTVKAIDFSANRSAASNAVNVSTPAPSPNDYILYGDALRHTLQNWSWGSTSNTANTDPVKMGEKSLKVDVTAAWGALSLRNSEILQTANYPGGVQFWFYGSEKAVRVTVNTTETAEPSNSYRISAEPNTWTLVRIPWSEWGSPSQIQRINIMDGSGGPQSFVIDDLRLIAGASTPDTQAPTTPGNLMASDVTGNSLKLSWTASTDNIGVAAYEVYRNGTLLNGNVTGTSLDVTGLTCTTTYNFAVRAKDAAGNGSPNTPAIYVTTPYCPTNDTQAPSVPTNLTATNVTASGLTLSWTASGDNVGVTAYEVYQGTTLVNGTVNGTSLYLSGLSCNTAYTFTVKAKDAAGNVSPASMGLSVTTLTCVDNEAPTVPTNLAASNVTANGLTLNWTASTDNVGVTAYEVYGNGTLLNGNVTGTTLNIGNLTCGTAYTFTVLARDAAGNKSAQSAAASATTAGCPPTGTDLVYDEALNTGWQEWSWSVERNYSATNPVKAGQHALAITYTDGWGGWSVIRNTHFVTTPQTVVRFWIYATTNKTIGVYTNAENESQQSPAVSFVPTPNTWQEVVITMAQLGNPARIRRITVQSQASGTNQIYLDNLRLEPSFGVSASNVTATGLRLNWTAPAEISAASYDVYRNGTLLNGNVTGTSLDVTGLTCGTAYAFNVIAKEATGTRTVQSVPLSATTTACPNSSAVEMIYDDAFNTGWQEWSWSLSANYNSTNPVKAGQKALALSYSGGWGGWSIIRNSHFTPTPQTTVRFWLYATTNKTLNVMTYAENESQMSRTVSFVPTPNTWQEVVITMPQLGNPAKIKRLVVQSGASGANLIHLDNVRFETPNSGARIASASAELPGGSRMTVSPNPSNGPVRIRVVASEGGEARLSIVDQAGVPVYSQMVSSQVGENEYTPDLSQAPAGVYLVQWQTQTHRLVQRLVLIK; translated from the coding sequence ATGAAACAACAAATTCTATGGACTCTGGTCTGGCTGCTGATGGCGTTCAGAAGCCTGGCCGCCCCACCCACCACCACGGAAGCCATCCGGATCGACCAGTTCGGGTATTTGCAGAACGCCCGGAAAGTGGCGGTCATCATCAACCCGCAGGTCGGTTCCAACGCCAACCGGCCGTTTCAGGCGAGTACGGGTGCCAACCAGTACCAGGTCCGCCGCTGGACCGACGATGCGGTGGTGTTCAGCGGGACGATCCAGGCGTGGAAAGACGGCGTCACGCAGACCCAGTCGGGCGACAAGGGCTGGTGGTTCGACTTTTCGACGGTTAACACGCCCGGTTCGTACTACATTTTTGATGTGGGTAACAACGTCGGTTCCTACCGTTTCGAGATTGGCGATGCTGTTTACAACGAAGTGCTGAAAGCCGCCGTCCGGACGTATTTCTACCAGCGGATTAATTTTGCCAAGCAGCCGCCGTTCACCGACCCCAAATGGGCCGACGCCGCCACGCACGAAGGCCCGGAGCAGGACCGCGCAGCCCGGAGCCGCTTTGCCAAGACCGACCCCCGCACGGCCAAAGACCTGCACGGCGGCTGGATGGATGCCGGTGACATGAACAAATACGTGACGTTTGCCGAGGAGCCCGTCGTCATTCTGCTCGAATCGTACCGCCTGAACCCGTCCGTTTTTACGGATAATTTCAACATTCCCGAATCCGGAAACGGTATTCCCGACATTCTGGACGAGGTGAAATGGGAACTCGACTTCATGAAGCGCATGCAGGACGCCACCGGCACGGGCGGACTGTTCCTGAAAGTCGGGGTGGACAATTACAACGAAACCAACCCGCCCAGCGCCGACCGGCGGCCCCGCTACTACCTGCCCGAATGCACTTCCTCGACGCTCTCTGGCGCGGCCATGTTTGCCGTCGGCGGAGCGGTGTACCGGAATATTCCGGCCCTGAATGCCTACGCCCAGGACCTCATCGCCCGCGCCGAACGCGCTTTTGCCCGTGGCCGCGAAACGACGAACGGGTTCACGACCTTCCAGACAGCCTGCGACGACGGCGACATCAAATCCGGCGATTCGGACAAACCCGCCAGCATCCAGTTGCAGTCGGCGGTGGTGGCGGCGATTTACCTGTTCGAGGCGACGGGCAAGGCCGAGTACCGGACGTTTGTGGATGACTACCACAGCCGCATCGACCCCATTGCCAACGAGTGGTGGGGACCGTACCTGATGCACGTTCACACGGCGCTGCTGCGTTACGCCGCCAACCCGGCCGCTACGCCTTCTGTCGCCTCGCTGATTCGCAGTCGGAAAGCCCAGAACAACGGCGTGCTGTCGATCAACGATTACAACGCCCGCAACGACCTCTACCGGGCTTACATGGCCGACGCGCAATACCACTGGGGCAGCAACCAGGTCCGCGGAAATGCCGGGATGCTGAACATGGACTTTGCGGATTTCAACATCAACCCGTCGAACAAGGCGCTGTACAAAGAAGTAGCGGCCGAATACCTGCACTGGTTCCACGGCGTGAACGCCCAGGGGAAGGTGATGCTGTCGAACATGTACGCCTTTGGGGCCGATAATTCGCAGAACGAAATCTACCACACCTGGTTTGCCCACGGCACCGAATGGGACAACGCCCTGACCTCGCCCCGCGGTCCGGCCCCCGGCTACCTCACGGGCGGCCCCAACCACATGGACCAGTACGACGGAACGGTCGGCGACATCCGAAACGAGCCGTTGCAGAAGCGTTACCGCGACTGGAACACCGGTTTTCCGGAAAATTCGTGGATTTTCACCGAAGTCGCCATCTACAACCAGGCTCCGTACATCGCCCTGCTGAGCCGACTGATGACGCCGACCACCGACCCGACCGATACCGAGGCGCCCACGGCCCCGTCGAATCTGGTGGCTTCGGACCTTTCACCCTATTCGGTGAAACTGAGCTGGAACGCTTCGGTGGACAACCGGGCGGTGACCGCCTACGAAATCTACCGCGACGGCACAAAAGCGGCCGAAACGCCGCAGACGTTCATCAGCATCGAGACACTGGCACCGGGCACGGATTACGTCTTTACGGTAAAAGCCATCGACTTCTCGGCCAACCGCTCGGCGGCGAGCAATGCCGTGAACGTCAGCACGCCCGCGCCCAGTCCGAACGATTATATTCTTTACGGCGATGCGCTGCGGCACACGCTGCAAAACTGGTCGTGGGGCAGCACCAGCAACACCGCGAACACCGACCCCGTGAAGATGGGCGAAAAGTCCCTGAAAGTGGACGTGACCGCCGCCTGGGGGGCGCTGAGTCTGCGTAACAGCGAGATTCTGCAAACGGCCAATTATCCCGGCGGTGTGCAGTTCTGGTTTTACGGTTCGGAAAAGGCCGTGCGCGTCACGGTGAACACCACCGAAACGGCCGAACCGTCGAACTCCTACCGGATTTCGGCCGAGCCGAACACCTGGACGCTGGTCCGGATTCCGTGGAGCGAGTGGGGTAGTCCGTCGCAGATTCAGCGGATCAACATCATGGATGGCTCGGGCGGTCCGCAGAGCTTCGTGATCGACGACCTGCGTCTGATCGCCGGAGCCAGCACCCCCGACACCCAGGCCCCGACCACGCCCGGAAACCTAATGGCCTCCGACGTGACCGGCAACAGCCTGAAACTCTCCTGGACGGCTTCGACAGACAACATCGGCGTGGCGGCTTATGAAGTTTACCGCAACGGCACCCTGTTAAACGGTAACGTGACGGGCACTTCGCTGGACGTGACGGGCCTCACCTGCACGACGACCTATAATTTTGCGGTTCGGGCCAAAGACGCCGCCGGAAACGGGTCGCCGAATACGCCCGCTATTTACGTTACGACGCCTTACTGTCCGACCAATGATACGCAGGCCCCAAGCGTTCCGACGAACCTGACGGCGACCAATGTCACCGCCAGCGGCCTAACTCTGAGCTGGACGGCTTCAGGCGATAACGTTGGCGTGACGGCCTACGAGGTGTATCAGGGGACAACGCTGGTCAACGGCACGGTCAACGGAACGTCGCTTTACCTTTCAGGGCTAAGTTGTAATACGGCCTATACTTTTACCGTAAAAGCCAAAGATGCCGCCGGAAACGTGTCTCCTGCCAGTATGGGCCTGAGCGTCACCACGCTGACCTGCGTGGATAACGAGGCTCCGACCGTACCGACGAACCTTGCGGCGAGCAACGTCACGGCCAACGGCCTGACCCTGAACTGGACGGCTTCGACGGACAACGTGGGCGTGACCGCCTACGAAGTGTACGGGAACGGCACGCTGCTGAACGGCAATGTCACCGGCACCACGTTGAACATCGGCAACCTGACCTGCGGGACGGCCTACACGTTCACCGTACTGGCCAGAGACGCGGCGGGCAACAAATCGGCCCAGAGTGCGGCGGCGAGCGCCACCACCGCCGGATGCCCGCCCACCGGCACGGACCTGGTGTACGACGAGGCGCTGAATACCGGCTGGCAGGAATGGTCGTGGTCGGTAGAGCGGAATTATTCGGCCACAAATCCGGTCAAAGCGGGGCAGCACGCGCTGGCGATCACTTATACCGACGGCTGGGGCGGCTGGTCGGTGATCCGCAACACGCACTTCGTCACGACACCGCAGACGGTCGTTCGGTTCTGGATTTATGCCACGACCAATAAAACGATTGGGGTGTACACCAATGCCGAAAACGAAAGCCAGCAGAGCCCGGCGGTCTCCTTCGTGCCCACGCCGAACACCTGGCAGGAAGTGGTCATTACGATGGCACAACTGGGCAATCCGGCCCGGATCAGGCGCATCACCGTGCAGTCGCAGGCGTCCGGAACCAACCAGATTTATCTCGATAACCTGCGCCTCGAACCGTCTTTCGGCGTATCGGCCAGCAACGTCACGGCCACGGGCCTGCGCCTGAACTGGACGGCTCCGGCGGAAATCAGCGCGGCCAGCTACGACGTGTACCGCAACGGAACGCTGCTAAACGGGAACGTCACCGGAACTTCGCTGGACGTGACGGGCCTGACCTGCGGAACGGCTTACGCTTTTAACGTGATAGCGAAGGAAGCGACCGGCACCCGGACTGTGCAGAGTGTGCCCCTGAGCGCCACGACCACCGCCTGCCCGAATTCCTCGGCGGTCGAAATGATTTACGACGATGCCTTCAATACCGGCTGGCAGGAGTGGTCGTGGTCGCTGAGTGCCAATTACAACAGCACCAACCCGGTTAAAGCGGGGCAGAAGGCGCTGGCGCTGAGTTACAGCGGCGGCTGGGGCGGCTGGTCGATCATTCGCAACAGCCACTTCACGCCGACGCCGCAGACCACGGTTCGGTTCTGGCTGTACGCCACCACCAACAAGACCCTCAACGTGATGACTTATGCCGAAAACGAAAGCCAGATGAGCCGGACGGTTTCCTTCGTCCCGACGCCGAACACCTGGCAGGAGGTCGTCATTACGATGCCGCAGCTGGGCAATCCGGCTAAAATCAAACGGCTGGTCGTGCAGTCGGGGGCTTCCGGGGCCAACCTGATCCACCTCGATAACGTCCGCTTCGAAACGCCCAACAGCGGGGCGCGGATAGCCTCGGCTTCGGCGGAACTGCCCGGGGGGAGCCGGATGACCGTCAGCCCGAACCCGAGTAACGGCCCGGTGCGCATCCGGGTCGTTGCCAGCGAAGGCGGGGAGGCGAGGCTGAGCATTGTCGATCAGGCCGGTGTGCCGGTCTACAGCCAGATGGTGTCGTCGCAGGTCGGGGAGAACGAGTATACGCCCGATCTGAGCCAGGCCCCCGCCGGTGTTTACCTGGTGCAGTGGCAGACGCAGACCCACCGACTTGTCCAGCGGCTGGTGCTGATCAAATAA
- the acs gene encoding acetate--CoA ligase, which produces MRIRTFDQYQEAYRHSVEDPEGFWAEIAQEFQWRKPWKRVLQWNFEEPNVKWFIGGKLNITENCLDRHLKDKADQPAIIWEPNDPTEPTVTLTYRMLYDQVCRFANVLKRNGVKKGDRVCIYMPMVPELAVAVLACARIGAIHSVVFGGFSAQSIADRINDAQCSVVITSDGANRGNKQIPMKDTVDDALIGCPSVKKVIVLTHTRTAVAMLKGRDVWWETEMKQVTAECEAEEMDAEDMLFILYTSGSTGKPKGVVHTCGGYMVYTAYTFQNVFQYEPGDVHFCTADIGWITGHSYILYGPLASGATSLMFEGVPTWPDAGRFWDIVDKHKVNILYTAPTAIRSLMGFGLDYVKGHDLSSLRILGSVGEPINEEAWHWYDDNIGKNRCPIVDTWWQTETGGMLITPIAGITKTKPGYATLPLPGVQPLLVDEAGKEIEGNGVSGNLCMKFPWPGILRTTYGDHERCRQTYFSAYPGLYFTGDGCLRDEDGYYRITGRVDDVLNVSGHRIGTAEVENAINMHTGVIESAVVGYPHDIKGQGIYAYVIAENDTDHDVDLVRRDILATVSRIIGPIAKPDKIQFVSGLPKTRSGKIMRRILRKIAEGDTSNLGDTTTLLDPAVVEEIKAGALVEVKA; this is translated from the coding sequence ATGAGAATCCGAACCTTTGACCAGTATCAGGAAGCCTACCGTCACAGCGTAGAAGATCCTGAAGGCTTTTGGGCCGAAATAGCGCAGGAATTTCAGTGGCGGAAACCCTGGAAGCGCGTTCTTCAGTGGAATTTCGAGGAACCGAACGTAAAATGGTTCATCGGCGGAAAACTGAACATCACCGAAAACTGCCTCGATCGTCACCTGAAAGACAAAGCCGACCAGCCCGCCATTATCTGGGAACCCAACGACCCCACCGAGCCGACCGTCACGCTGACCTACCGGATGCTGTACGACCAGGTCTGCCGCTTTGCCAACGTGCTCAAACGCAACGGGGTGAAGAAAGGCGACCGGGTTTGCATCTATATGCCGATGGTGCCCGAACTGGCCGTCGCCGTGCTGGCCTGCGCCCGGATTGGTGCCATTCACTCGGTGGTCTTTGGCGGTTTCTCGGCCCAGTCGATTGCCGACCGCATCAACGACGCGCAGTGTTCGGTGGTCATCACCTCCGACGGGGCCAACCGCGGCAACAAGCAGATTCCGATGAAAGACACCGTCGATGACGCCCTGATCGGTTGTCCGTCGGTGAAGAAGGTCATCGTGCTGACCCATACCCGTACCGCCGTGGCCATGCTGAAAGGCCGCGACGTGTGGTGGGAAACCGAAATGAAGCAGGTGACCGCCGAATGCGAGGCGGAGGAAATGGACGCCGAAGACATGCTGTTCATCCTCTACACCTCCGGCTCGACGGGCAAACCAAAGGGCGTGGTGCATACCTGCGGCGGCTACATGGTCTATACGGCCTATACCTTCCAGAACGTGTTCCAGTACGAACCGGGCGACGTGCATTTCTGCACGGCCGACATCGGCTGGATTACCGGTCACAGCTACATCCTCTACGGCCCGCTGGCGTCGGGAGCCACTTCGCTGATGTTCGAGGGCGTTCCGACCTGGCCGGATGCCGGGCGGTTCTGGGACATTGTCGACAAGCATAAAGTCAATATTCTCTACACGGCCCCCACGGCCATCCGTTCGCTGATGGGCTTTGGGCTGGATTACGTGAAAGGCCACGACCTGAGCAGCCTGCGTATATTAGGCTCCGTTGGCGAACCGATCAACGAAGAAGCCTGGCACTGGTACGACGACAACATCGGCAAAAACCGCTGCCCGATTGTCGATACCTGGTGGCAGACCGAGACCGGCGGCATGCTCATCACGCCGATTGCGGGTATCACCAAAACCAAACCGGGCTACGCGACCCTGCCGCTGCCGGGCGTGCAGCCGCTGCTGGTGGACGAGGCCGGGAAAGAAATCGAGGGCAATGGCGTCAGCGGCAACCTCTGCATGAAATTCCCCTGGCCGGGCATTCTGCGCACGACCTACGGCGACCACGAACGCTGCCGCCAGACGTATTTCAGCGCCTATCCGGGCCTGTATTTCACCGGCGACGGCTGTCTGCGCGACGAGGACGGCTACTACCGCATCACCGGCCGCGTGGACGACGTGCTGAACGTATCCGGCCACCGCATCGGTACGGCGGAGGTCGAAAACGCCATCAACATGCACACGGGCGTGATCGAAAGCGCCGTGGTGGGCTACCCGCACGACATCAAGGGGCAGGGCATCTACGCCTACGTCATTGCCGAAAACGATACTGACCACGACGTAGATCTGGTGCGCCGCGACATTCTGGCGACCGTCAGCCGCATCATCGGGCCGATTGCCAAGCCGGACAAGATTCAGTTCGTCAGTGGTCTGCCGAAGACCCGTTCGGGCAAGATCATGCGCCGCATTCTCCGCAAAATCGCCGAAGGCGACACCTCCAACCTCGGCGACACCACAACGCTGCTCGACCCGGCGGTGGTGGAGGAAATCAAGGCCGGTGCGCTGGTCGAGGTGAAGGCATAA
- a CDS encoding DUF1493 family protein, with product MTQTIFYTDFKTLRSAYIEVKSFIEKEAGDEVSSLNTKIEDDLGCAGDDNYELLEKFVAKYKLDATGFKYSKHFLSEGELFGSGAALLTLLALPFVITFRLIKGLTRGKVDLNKANLIPDWQRQTTDITFGDLLTWYLTGQYNLRANVVVRLGNAG from the coding sequence ATGACACAAACCATATTTTACACCGACTTTAAAACCTTACGATCAGCCTACATCGAGGTAAAGTCGTTTATTGAAAAAGAAGCTGGCGACGAGGTGTCTTCGTTGAACACTAAAATTGAAGATGATTTAGGCTGTGCAGGGGACGATAATTATGAACTCCTTGAAAAGTTCGTCGCTAAATATAAATTGGACGCTACTGGGTTTAAATATTCAAAACACTTTCTTTCAGAAGGCGAACTTTTTGGTTCTGGGGCGGCACTTTTGACACTTTTGGCGTTGCCTTTTGTAATTACGTTTCGGTTGATTAAGGGGTTAACGCGTGGAAAGGTTGACCTAAACAAAGCCAATTTAATTCCTGATTGGCAGCGGCAAACAACAGACATAACATTCGGTGACCTGTTGACCTGGTATCTAACCGGTCAATACAACCTTCGGGCAAACGTTGTGGTACGATTAGGAAACGCCGGATAA
- the map gene encoding type I methionyl aminopeptidase produces MSITREAELIGMQKASEAVAYTLKEMRKYARPGMTTKELDSYGAAILSDFGAKSAPYVTYGFPGWTCISVNHEFCHGIPSDNRILKEGDLVNIDVSAELDGFWSDNGGSFVLGEDVNRHQKLVDASRQILQKAIANIKGGVRISDIGHLMETEAKKRGYKVIKNLTGHGIGRSLHEEPGEIANYRDRSNTTRFRKNSVVAIETFIATTSTYAETLNDGWTLVGNKGGFMAQHEHTIVVTDGKPIILTEKNDIWN; encoded by the coding sequence ATGTCAATAACCAGAGAAGCGGAACTGATTGGGATGCAGAAAGCCAGCGAAGCGGTTGCCTACACCCTGAAGGAAATGCGAAAGTATGCCCGGCCCGGCATGACGACTAAAGAGCTGGACAGTTACGGGGCCGCCATCCTTTCGGACTTTGGTGCCAAATCCGCTCCGTATGTAACCTACGGCTTTCCGGGCTGGACCTGCATCAGCGTCAATCATGAGTTTTGCCACGGAATTCCGTCCGACAACCGAATCCTGAAAGAGGGCGATCTGGTGAATATCGATGTTTCGGCCGAACTCGATGGGTTCTGGTCGGACAATGGCGGCTCGTTTGTCCTCGGGGAAGACGTCAACCGGCACCAGAAACTCGTAGACGCTTCCCGGCAGATTTTGCAGAAAGCCATCGCCAACATCAAAGGCGGGGTGCGCATCTCGGACATTGGGCATCTGATGGAAACCGAAGCCAAAAAACGGGGCTACAAGGTCATTAAAAACCTCACCGGCCACGGAATCGGACGAAGCCTGCACGAAGAACCGGGCGAAATCGCGAATTACAGGGACCGTTCCAATACGACCAGATTCCGGAAAAACTCCGTCGTGGCCATTGAAACCTTTATCGCCACCACGTCCACCTACGCCGAAACCCTGAACGACGGCTGGACACTGGTGGGCAACAAAGGCGGCTTTATGGCACAACACGAACATACGATTGTCGTGACGGACGGGAAGCCCATCATTCTGACCGAAAAGAATGACATCTGGAATTGA